A genomic region of Pseudomonas sp. KU43P contains the following coding sequences:
- the clpP gene encoding ATP-dependent Clp endopeptidase proteolytic subunit ClpP, whose protein sequence is MSRNSYIQQSSDIQAAGGLVPMVIEQSARGERAYDIYSRLLKERVIFLVGPVEDYMANLVVAQLLFLEAENPDKDIHLYINSPGGSVTAGMSIYDTMQFIKPDVSTICIGQACSMGAFLLAAGAKGKRHCLPNSRVMIHQPLGGFQGQATDIEIHAQEILNIKARLNELLAYHTGQDLETIKRDTERDNFMSASRAAEYGLIDSVYDKRQLVS, encoded by the coding sequence ATGTCCCGCAATTCTTATATTCAGCAGAGCTCTGACATCCAGGCCGCAGGCGGCCTGGTCCCGATGGTTATCGAGCAGTCCGCCCGTGGCGAACGTGCCTACGACATCTACTCGCGCCTGTTGAAGGAGCGAGTGATCTTCCTGGTTGGCCCGGTAGAGGACTACATGGCCAACCTGGTAGTGGCCCAGCTGCTGTTCCTTGAAGCGGAAAACCCGGACAAGGATATCCATCTTTACATCAACTCCCCAGGCGGTTCGGTGACTGCTGGCATGTCGATCTACGACACCATGCAGTTCATCAAGCCAGACGTCTCGACCATCTGCATCGGCCAGGCTTGCAGCATGGGTGCCTTCCTCTTGGCCGCAGGTGCCAAGGGCAAGCGCCACTGCCTGCCGAATTCGCGTGTGATGATTCACCAACCGCTGGGCGGCTTCCAGGGCCAGGCGACCGATATCGAGATCCACGCCCAGGAAATACTCAACATCAAGGCGCGCCTGAACGAGTTGCTGGCCTACCACACCGGCCAGGACCTCGAGACCATCAAGCGCGACACCGAGCGTGACAACTTCATGAGCGCCTCGCGCGCGGCCGAGTACGGCCTGATCGACTCGGTCTACGACAAGCGGCAACTGGTCTCCTGA
- a CDS encoding DUF6388 family protein, with protein sequence MIAKEARQALALQRFAEANPQLLEEIRELDAREQAQQIEWAFEDAADEQGIQPWELALQLIAESPEQLQAMRLETHREVAEALGMAWEEYCQFNEIDPE encoded by the coding sequence ATGATTGCTAAAGAAGCCCGCCAGGCCCTGGCGCTGCAGCGATTCGCCGAAGCGAACCCGCAACTGCTCGAAGAGATTCGCGAGCTCGATGCGCGTGAGCAGGCCCAGCAGATCGAGTGGGCATTCGAGGATGCCGCCGATGAGCAGGGTATCCAACCCTGGGAGCTGGCGCTGCAACTGATCGCCGAAAGCCCCGAGCAGCTTCAGGCCATGCGCCTGGAAACCCATCGCGAAGTGGCCGAGGCGCTTGGCATGGCGTGGGAAGAGTATTGCCAGTTCAACGAAATCGACCCCGAATAA
- the tig gene encoding trigger factor — translation MQVSVENTSALERRMTIAVPAERVENEVNKRLQQTAKRAKVAGFRPGKVPMSVIRQRFEADARQEAFGDLVQASFYEAIVEQKLNPAGAPAVEPKSFEKGKDLEFVAIFEVFPEFTVAGLDSIKVERLSAEVADADLDNMLEVLRKQNVRFETVERAAEKDDQVNIDFVGKIDGEAFAGGSAKGTQLVLGSGRMIPGFEDGLVGAKAGEERVVNVTFPEDYQNLDLAGKAAEFTITVNSVSAPQLPELNEEFFAQFGIKETTLEGFRAEVRKNMERELRQAIKTKVKNQVMDGLLAANPIEVPKALLENEVNRLRVQAVQQFGGNIKPEQLPAELFEEQAKRRVVLGLIVAEVVKQFELKPDDAKVREMIEEMASAYQEPEQVIAWYYKNDQQLNEVRSVVLEEQVVDTVLQKATVTDKSVSYEDAVKPAQAPAEAE, via the coding sequence ATGCAAGTTTCTGTTGAAAACACTTCCGCTCTCGAGCGCCGCATGACCATCGCCGTTCCGGCCGAGCGCGTCGAGAACGAAGTCAACAAGCGTCTGCAGCAGACTGCCAAGCGCGCCAAGGTCGCGGGCTTCCGCCCAGGCAAGGTGCCGATGAGCGTGATCCGCCAGCGTTTCGAAGCCGATGCCCGTCAAGAGGCTTTCGGTGACCTGGTTCAGGCTTCCTTCTACGAAGCCATCGTCGAGCAGAAGCTGAACCCGGCTGGCGCACCTGCCGTTGAGCCGAAATCCTTCGAAAAGGGCAAGGATCTGGAATTCGTCGCCATCTTCGAAGTATTCCCTGAATTCACCGTTGCTGGCCTGGACTCGATCAAGGTCGAGCGTCTGAGCGCCGAAGTGGCCGATGCTGACCTGGACAACATGCTGGAAGTGCTGCGTAAGCAGAACGTCCGCTTCGAAACCGTCGAGCGCGCTGCCGAGAAAGACGACCAGGTCAACATCGACTTCGTCGGCAAGATCGACGGCGAAGCCTTCGCCGGTGGTTCGGCCAAGGGCACCCAGTTGGTACTGGGCTCCGGCCGCATGATCCCAGGCTTCGAAGATGGCCTGGTAGGCGCCAAGGCGGGCGAAGAGCGCGTTGTCAACGTGACCTTCCCTGAGGACTACCAGAACCTGGACCTGGCCGGCAAGGCCGCCGAGTTCACCATCACCGTCAACAGCGTGTCGGCTCCTCAGCTGCCAGAACTGAACGAAGAATTCTTCGCCCAGTTCGGCATCAAGGAAACCACCCTGGAAGGCTTCCGCGCCGAAGTTCGCAAGAACATGGAGCGTGAGCTGCGCCAGGCGATCAAGACCAAGGTCAAGAACCAGGTCATGGACGGTCTGCTGGCCGCCAACCCGATCGAAGTGCCGAAAGCCCTGCTGGAAAACGAAGTCAACCGTCTGCGCGTTCAGGCTGTTCAGCAGTTCGGTGGCAACATCAAGCCTGAGCAACTGCCGGCCGAGCTGTTCGAAGAGCAAGCCAAGCGCCGCGTCGTGCTGGGCCTGATCGTCGCCGAAGTGGTCAAGCAGTTCGAGCTGAAGCCGGACGACGCCAAGGTTCGCGAGATGATCGAAGAAATGGCTTCGGCTTACCAGGAGCCTGAGCAGGTCATCGCTTGGTACTACAAGAACGACCAGCAGCTGAACGAAGTCCGTTCGGTTGTGCTGGAAGAACAAGTTGTAGATACTGTTCTGCAGAAAGCGACTGTGACCGACAAGTCGGTCTCGTACGAAGATGCCGTAAAGCCAGCACAGGCGCCTGCCGAAGCTGAGTAA
- the folD gene encoding bifunctional methylenetetrahydrofolate dehydrogenase/methenyltetrahydrofolate cyclohydrolase FolD, whose product MTAHLIDGKAIAANLRKEIAQRVEERRQQGLRTPGLAVILVGTDPASQVYVSHKRKDCEEVGFISQAFDLPSDTTQQALTELIDRLNDDPAVDGILLQLPLPAHLDASLLLERIRPDKDVDGFHPYNIGRLAQRIPLLRPCTPKGIMTLLESTGQDLYGMDAVIVGASNIVGRPMAMELLLAGCTVTVCHRFTKDLAGHVGRADLVVVAAGKPGLVKGEWIKQGAIVVDVGINRQDDGKLVGDVVYETALPRAGWITPVPGGVGPMTRACLLENTLYAAEELHK is encoded by the coding sequence ATGACTGCACACCTAATCGATGGCAAGGCGATCGCCGCCAACCTGCGCAAAGAGATCGCTCAACGTGTCGAGGAGCGTCGCCAGCAAGGCCTGCGCACGCCGGGCCTGGCGGTGATCCTGGTCGGCACCGACCCCGCCTCCCAAGTCTATGTCTCGCACAAGCGCAAGGACTGCGAAGAGGTCGGCTTCATTTCGCAAGCCTTCGACCTGCCCAGCGATACCACGCAGCAAGCCCTGACCGAGCTGATCGACCGCCTCAACGACGACCCGGCCGTCGACGGCATCCTGCTTCAGCTGCCGCTGCCGGCGCACCTGGATGCCTCGCTGCTGCTCGAGCGCATCCGCCCGGACAAGGACGTCGATGGCTTCCACCCTTACAACATCGGCCGCCTGGCCCAGCGTATCCCGCTGCTGCGCCCGTGCACGCCAAAAGGCATCATGACCCTGCTGGAAAGCACCGGCCAGGACCTGTACGGCATGGACGCGGTCATCGTCGGCGCGTCCAACATCGTCGGCCGTCCGATGGCCATGGAGCTGCTGCTGGCCGGCTGCACCGTGACTGTCTGCCATCGCTTCACCAAGGACCTGGCCGGCCACGTCGGCCGTGCCGACTTGGTGGTCGTGGCTGCCGGCAAGCCGGGGCTGGTCAAAGGTGAGTGGATCAAGCAAGGCGCCATCGTCGTCGACGTGGGCATCAACCGCCAGGACGACGGCAAACTGGTTGGCGATGTGGTCTACGAGACTGCCCTGCCACGCGCCGGCTGGATCACCCCGGTGCCGGGTGGCGTCGGGCCGATGACCCGGGCCTGCCTGCTGGAAAACACGCTGTATGCAGCCGAAGAGCTGCACAAGTAA